A window of Tautonia plasticadhaerens contains these coding sequences:
- a CDS encoding ISAzo13 family transposase (programmed frameshift) → MRPSPEMIPVLIDAAKALKGSPKRVFMAKTVAAMGRGGQRWAQEHLGWCRETIRKGTHELRSGMTCVDAFSARRRKPAEEHLPRLLDDIRSIADGQSQADPKFQTKGLFTRISAAEVRRQLIATKGYTDEELPTQQTINTKLNLLGYRLSRVAKCRPQKGVPQTDAIFDQLKAVNPEADRARGTLRLSIDAKATVHVGPFSRRGRSRTGTKAADHDFKPVATLTPFGIFLPEHDDLWLYMARSKVTSDFIADRLEQWWEGVRLRFLRVKTLVINLDNGPENHSRRSQFLKRIVAFARKYRLVVQLAYYPPYHSKYNPIERCWGVLEMHWNGSLLDSVEAVLGFARSMTWKRKHPVVSLVETTYAKGVRLKPEEMEALEAEVIRLPSLEKWFVKIPRKRGRPRKT, encoded by the exons ATGCGGCCCAGCCCCGAGATGATCCCCGTCCTCATCGATGCCGCCAAGGCCCTCAAGGGCAGTCCGAAGCGAGTCTTCATGGCCAAGACCGTCGCAGCGATGGGGCGGGGTGGACAACGCTGGGCCCAGGAGCATCTCGGCTGGTGCCGGGAGACCATCCGCAAGGGCACGCACGAACTCCGCTCGGGCATGACCTGCGTGGACGCCTTCTCGGCCCGCCGTCGCAAGCCCGCCGAGGAGCACTTGCCCCGACTCCTCGATGACATCCGCAGCATCGCCGACGGGCAGAGCCAGGCCGACCCCAAGTTCCAGACCAAGGGGCTCTTCACCCGGATCAGTGCCGCCGAGGTCCGACGCCAGTTGATCGCCACGAAGGGCTACACCGACGAGGAGTTGCCCACCCAGCAGACCATCAACACCAAGCTGAACCTGCTGGGCTATCGCCTCTCCAGGGTGGCCAAGTGCCGCCCCCAAAAAG GAGTCCCGCAGACCGATGCCATCTTCGATCAACTGAAGGCGGTCAACCCCGAGGCGGATCGGGCCAGGGGCACCCTGCGGCTCTCGATCGACGCCAAGGCGACGGTGCATGTCGGCCCCTTCTCACGGCGGGGCCGGAGCCGGACCGGCACGAAGGCGGCGGATCACGACTTCAAGCCCGTGGCGACGCTGACCCCCTTCGGCATCTTCCTGCCCGAGCACGACGACCTGTGGCTGTACATGGCCCGGTCGAAGGTCACCAGCGACTTCATCGCCGATCGCCTGGAGCAATGGTGGGAGGGCGTCCGCCTGCGGTTCCTGCGGGTCAAGACGCTGGTGATCAACCTGGACAACGGCCCGGAGAACCACAGCCGGCGGAGCCAGTTCCTCAAGCGGATCGTGGCCTTCGCCCGCAAGTATCGCCTGGTGGTGCAGTTGGCGTACTACCCGCCGTACCACAGCAAGTACAACCCGATCGAGCGGTGCTGGGGCGTGCTGGAGATGCACTGGAACGGGTCGCTGCTGGACTCGGTGGAGGCGGTGTTGGGATTCGCCCGATCGATGACCTGGAAGCGGAAGCACCCGGTGGTCAGCCTGGTGGAGACGACCTACGCCAAGGGGGTCAGGCTGAAGCCCGAGGAGATGGAGGCGTTGGAGGCCGAGGTGATCCGCCTGCCGTCGCTTGAGAAGTGGTTCGTGAAGATCCCTCGTAAGCGAGGCAGGCCACGGAAGACGTAG